From Pseudothermotoga thermarum DSM 5069, a single genomic window includes:
- the cas7i gene encoding type I-B CRISPR-associated protein Cas7/Cst2/DevR → MNKPKAVCIGYLSKVSVGNVNSSHTEGNVIVAKKVTLPDGNFIPYYSGQCIRRIIKDRFEDFSLEVSDLAAKVENKQVLPPVRPWEFIDEDLFGYMEPGGRKRTSPVRVSAAIGLFQYQGDRDLGTRNFQRFGLEASEGGNMYETEVYANLFRGNILVELDRLGVFSDLEIGEEAGKHLKDLERVEKNGRIIWVLPKEKRVERLKWLLEAVKTLWGGGRTARLLSDLSPKFFAYAKLTTKHPVFLESIEVKYSQGKYELILDPLLSTVKKFGDYADRFIFGFESGFLSNENDIRKAFSEHNKVTVCHIHEAFEEAKKDVESI, encoded by the coding sequence ATGAATAAACCAAAGGCAGTCTGCATAGGTTATCTTTCAAAGGTTTCAGTCGGTAACGTGAATTCATCTCACACCGAAGGGAATGTAATAGTCGCCAAGAAAGTCACTTTACCGGATGGGAATTTCATACCCTACTACTCGGGGCAGTGCATCAGAAGAATAATCAAAGACAGGTTTGAGGACTTCTCCCTTGAAGTCTCCGATTTGGCGGCTAAGGTCGAGAACAAACAAGTTCTCCCACCGGTAAGACCTTGGGAATTCATCGACGAAGATCTTTTCGGCTACATGGAACCAGGCGGAAGGAAAAGAACATCCCCCGTTAGGGTCTCCGCGGCTATAGGTTTGTTCCAGTACCAAGGTGACAGAGACCTTGGAACAAGAAATTTCCAAAGATTCGGTCTGGAAGCCAGCGAAGGTGGAAATATGTACGAAACGGAGGTATACGCAAACCTTTTCAGAGGAAACATACTCGTTGAATTGGATAGACTCGGAGTGTTCAGCGATTTGGAAATCGGTGAAGAAGCAGGGAAACACCTGAAGGACCTCGAAAGAGTTGAAAAGAATGGTCGAATAATCTGGGTATTACCAAAGGAAAAACGCGTTGAAAGACTGAAATGGCTGCTTGAAGCTGTGAAAACGCTTTGGGGTGGAGGAAGAACGGCAAGGCTGTTGAGCGATTTATCCCCCAAGTTCTTTGCATATGCCAAGCTGACAACAAAGCATCCTGTTTTTCTCGAATCCATCGAAGTTAAGTACTCCCAAGGAAAATACGAGTTGATCTTAGATCCACTCCTTTCAACTGTTAAGAAGTTTGGAGACTACGCCGATCGTTTTATCTTTGGTTTTGAGTCCGGTTTTCTTAGCAACGAAAACGATATACGGAAAGCTTTCTCGGAGCACAACAAAGTTACAGTATGCCACATTCACGAAGCCTTCGAAGAAGCGAAAAAGGATGTTGAGAGCATATGA
- the cas5 gene encoding CRISPR-associated protein Cas5 gives MKALWVKVIAQACSFRPPLDHVYQRTLPLPPPTTILGFAGAALGLEDKAIWSQESPLLNVKVSALLLNKPGFAKDMWKILKIDNYKISERSPYFREMLFNARYMLVYGSADEDFLKRLKEAILDPVYALSLGREDELVLVEECDIAELQVGGTTFYGTALAGDISKMKFHWIPKGGVKFEPPICENMPVAFEVDKDGRRYPRSKQLLTFLPYDLHVVLNEPVNSYTLEILKGRNFTWMS, from the coding sequence ATGAAGGCGTTGTGGGTCAAAGTCATAGCGCAGGCATGTTCCTTCAGACCTCCTTTGGATCATGTCTACCAAAGAACGTTGCCCCTTCCGCCACCAACGACAATTTTGGGTTTTGCCGGAGCAGCACTTGGACTTGAGGACAAAGCTATCTGGAGTCAAGAAAGTCCGTTGCTAAATGTGAAAGTATCTGCACTCTTGTTGAACAAACCTGGTTTTGCGAAAGATATGTGGAAGATTCTGAAAATAGACAACTACAAAATCTCCGAGCGCTCTCCGTACTTTCGAGAAATGCTTTTCAACGCCCGCTACATGCTTGTATACGGCTCAGCCGATGAGGATTTTTTGAAGCGCTTGAAAGAAGCTATCCTCGATCCTGTGTACGCTCTATCGCTTGGCAGAGAAGACGAACTTGTGTTGGTGGAAGAGTGTGACATAGCAGAGCTGCAGGTTGGCGGAACAACCTTCTATGGAACAGCTCTTGCTGGGGATATATCCAAAATGAAATTCCACTGGATACCAAAAGGCGGCGTAAAGTTCGAACCTCCAATCTGCGAGAACATGCCTGTTGCTTTTGAAGTGGATAAAGATGGCAGACGTTATCCGAGATCAAAACAGCTTCTGACCTTTTTACCTTACGATTTGCACGTCGTGCTAAATGAACCAGTGAACTCTTACACCTTGGAAATTCTCAAAGGAAGGAATTTCACATGGATGTCTTAG
- the cas1b gene encoding type I-B CRISPR-associated endonuclease Cas1b, producing MAKKTLYIFASGRLQRKDNTICAETEEGKKYFPVESVRDIFIMGEVDLNKKFLEFLEEKEIVAHFFGYYGNYVGTFYPREHNNSGYMIVKQVEHYLNPSLRLKLARKFVEGSLENMLQVLKYYEKRKKNLEEYCEKVSSLLRTLENCNSIEELMAIEGNARRCYYESFNVILEDTPFSLAKREKRPATDPINALISYGNSLVYMKLLTEIYMTHLDPRIGYLHTTNFRSFTLNLDVAEIFKPILADRTLFSILGKRMIDEEGFEYKGEMCILKEKTAKKYVQEFEEKLSTTLYHRELKRNISYQNLMRMELYKLEKHLMGEKEYEPFVSRW from the coding sequence ATGGCAAAAAAGACTCTTTACATCTTTGCAAGCGGAAGATTGCAAAGAAAGGACAACACCATTTGCGCTGAAACTGAGGAAGGAAAAAAGTACTTCCCTGTTGAGAGTGTAAGGGATATCTTCATCATGGGCGAAGTGGATTTGAACAAAAAGTTTCTCGAGTTCCTCGAGGAAAAGGAAATCGTCGCACACTTTTTCGGATACTATGGTAATTATGTTGGAACGTTCTATCCCAGAGAGCACAACAACTCTGGTTATATGATAGTCAAACAAGTCGAACACTATCTAAATCCTTCGCTGAGACTTAAACTCGCCAGAAAATTCGTCGAAGGATCCTTGGAAAACATGCTTCAGGTGTTGAAATACTACGAAAAAAGGAAGAAGAATCTTGAAGAGTACTGCGAAAAAGTTAGCTCATTACTCAGAACTCTTGAAAACTGCAATTCAATTGAAGAATTGATGGCAATTGAAGGAAACGCAAGACGTTGTTATTATGAGAGTTTCAACGTCATCCTTGAGGACACACCGTTTAGTTTGGCAAAAAGGGAAAAAAGACCCGCGACAGATCCGATAAATGCGCTTATCAGCTATGGTAACTCTCTTGTGTACATGAAGCTTTTGACGGAGATATACATGACCCATCTTGACCCAAGGATAGGCTATTTACATACGACAAACTTTCGAAGCTTCACGCTGAACTTAGATGTTGCCGAAATATTCAAGCCCATACTAGCTGATCGAACTTTGTTCTCCATTCTGGGGAAAAGGATGATCGATGAGGAGGGCTTTGAATATAAAGGTGAAATGTGCATTTTAAAGGAAAAAACCGCCAAAAAGTACGTTCAAGAGTTTGAAGAAAAACTCTCCACAACCCTCTACCATAGAGAATTAAAGAGAAATATAAGCTATCAAAATCTGATGCGTATGGAACTCTACAAGTTGGAAAAACACCTGATGGGCGAAAAGGAATACGAACCGTTTGTCAGCAGATGGTAA
- a CDS encoding HI0074 family nucleotidyltransferase substrate-binding subunit, producing MRERVQQYFTQFQNALRNLEEAVQYAKTDIEIDGTIKRFELCYELSWKLIKEYLADLGLICKNPRDCFRLAYQNGLIANDQIWMEMIDARNRLVRTYSAEESREMFIDIKEKFLHELKYLYDKILNAGQI from the coding sequence ATGAGAGAAAGGGTGCAACAATACTTTACACAATTTCAGAATGCTTTGCGAAATCTGGAAGAGGCAGTACAGTACGCAAAAACAGATATAGAAATCGATGGAACAATAAAAAGGTTTGAACTTTGCTATGAACTCAGCTGGAAACTAATAAAGGAATATTTGGCAGACCTTGGACTTATTTGCAAAAATCCAAGAGACTGTTTTAGGTTAGCTTATCAAAATGGATTGATAGCAAACGATCAAATATGGATGGAAATGATAGACGCCAGAAACAGACTTGTACGCACTTACTCAGCTGAAGAATCCAGGGAAATGTTCATCGACATAAAAGAAAAGTTCCTTCATGAGCTCAAATACCTCTATGATAAAATATTGAACGCAGGGCAAATCTGA
- the cas6 gene encoding CRISPR-associated endoribonuclease Cas6, which translates to MRLTITLQSDEKINLPVNYNHMIQAMIYNVMDDPTFRAYLHEHGFELGKRSFKMFTFSWLMGKSVFEESTKRIIFEPPVKLVVCSPMNSIMRELGSGLLKKKYIRLGENLLQISEIATMNNDVNESRIRVKMLSPIVVYSTFEKPDQNKQTHYYSPFEERFNELVKQNLEKKYFIVYGENLSEDGFLIEPVKVGGRHFVITSYKNTWIKGWMGEYELRGNPKLLKLALDAGLGSKNSLGYGCCEVVQGK; encoded by the coding sequence ATGAGGCTGACAATCACTCTTCAAAGCGATGAAAAGATCAATCTTCCTGTGAATTACAATCACATGATCCAAGCGATGATCTACAACGTTATGGATGATCCAACTTTTCGAGCTTATTTACACGAACACGGTTTTGAGCTTGGAAAAAGAAGTTTCAAGATGTTCACCTTTTCTTGGCTCATGGGCAAAAGCGTATTTGAAGAATCGACAAAGAGAATAATCTTTGAACCGCCGGTGAAACTGGTTGTGTGTTCCCCAATGAACTCAATAATGCGTGAACTCGGTTCTGGACTTCTAAAAAAGAAATACATACGGCTCGGTGAGAATCTACTACAGATAAGCGAGATAGCCACCATGAATAACGATGTCAACGAAAGCAGAATACGGGTGAAGATGCTTTCCCCGATAGTCGTCTACAGCACTTTCGAAAAACCCGATCAAAACAAACAGACGCATTATTATTCGCCGTTTGAGGAAAGGTTTAACGAACTTGTGAAACAGAACCTCGAGAAAAAGTATTTCATCGTCTATGGAGAAAACCTCTCGGAGGATGGGTTCTTGATCGAACCTGTGAAAGTCGGCGGGAGACACTTTGTCATCACTTCCTACAAAAACACCTGGATCAAAGGTTGGATGGGAGAGTACGAACTAAGGGGAAATCCAAAGCTGTTGAAACTGGCGCTCGATGCAGGCTTGGGCTCGAAAAACTCTCTGGGTTATGGATGCTGCGAAGTTGTCCAAGGAAAGTGA
- the cas2 gene encoding CRISPR-associated endonuclease Cas2 produces the protein MYIILVYDVNVKRVNKVLKIARKYLTWVQNSVLEGELTEATLKKLQRDLSKVIDPNEDALIFYKLPDGKNLSRETIGTQKGKETWVL, from the coding sequence GTGTACATCATCCTCGTCTATGATGTCAACGTGAAGAGGGTCAACAAAGTTCTGAAGATAGCAAGAAAATATCTAACGTGGGTTCAAAACTCGGTACTCGAAGGAGAACTCACCGAAGCAACACTCAAAAAACTTCAAAGAGATCTGAGCAAAGTGATAGATCCCAACGAAGACGCACTGATTTTTTACAAACTACCAGATGGGAAAAACCTCTCGAGGGAAACCATTGGTACACAAAAAGGCAAAGAGACCTGGGTACTTTGA
- the cmr1 gene encoding type III-B CRISPR module RAMP protein Cmr1 — MKTVSFLCEVITPLFMSGSNVQTFELRPSEIKGMMRFWWRAVKALDDKEKLREEETDIFGGIKPTNLKSPVSIRIIQNLNDTSEQKAVKLGENIQGRINQRAGIKYLFYSTFSLKFAGERLVRKYLQPGTKFELILSCRDDDYEKFQKVLAAFWLTVNLGGLRTRSKRGAGDIRILQPKELKLREETLSFVKDDDNNVTKWIVDNFYVVRKIINGCKDFCSSYSNLSLSRFLISKESFNSWEDALDDLGKKYIDFRRKNSSKKPQIGVFGLPVNYRRTRITWKKVNDQNEDSDHDRRTSPLIFKVFRFGNKYRWMVLRMSGEFLPEGSVLNLSGRTQKPDFSLIDEFWNILKEHAVEDILSVPETLNKLAAEIKKELDARKVILFGSRARGDATKKSDIDIAVVTGKAVSNFEKIANVDLVNLNKVSNDLREKIIKEGIEL, encoded by the coding sequence GTGAAAACGGTGTCTTTCTTGTGTGAAGTGATTACTCCGCTGTTTATGTCAGGATCTAATGTACAGACTTTTGAGCTTAGACCTTCCGAGATAAAGGGAATGATGCGCTTTTGGTGGCGCGCTGTCAAGGCACTGGATGACAAGGAAAAATTGCGAGAGGAAGAAACCGATATTTTTGGAGGAATAAAGCCAACTAATCTGAAGAGCCCCGTGAGCATAAGAATTATTCAAAACTTGAATGATACATCGGAACAAAAGGCTGTCAAGTTGGGAGAAAACATTCAAGGTAGAATAAATCAGCGAGCTGGCATTAAGTATCTGTTTTATTCGACCTTTTCTTTGAAGTTTGCTGGCGAGAGGCTTGTAAGAAAATACCTACAACCTGGAACGAAATTTGAGCTGATTCTGTCATGCCGAGACGATGATTACGAAAAATTTCAAAAAGTTCTTGCTGCCTTTTGGCTGACCGTTAATTTGGGAGGACTTAGAACAAGGTCGAAAAGAGGCGCAGGAGACATAAGGATTCTGCAACCTAAAGAGTTAAAACTAAGAGAAGAAACACTGAGTTTTGTAAAGGACGACGATAATAACGTAACAAAGTGGATCGTTGATAATTTTTATGTAGTGAGAAAGATCATCAACGGTTGTAAGGATTTTTGCTCTTCCTATTCTAATCTTTCTTTGTCAAGGTTCTTGATAAGCAAGGAGAGTTTCAACAGCTGGGAAGATGCTTTGGACGATCTTGGGAAAAAATACATAGATTTCAGAAGGAAAAATTCTTCCAAAAAGCCTCAGATTGGGGTTTTTGGACTGCCGGTCAATTACAGGAGGACGAGAATCACTTGGAAAAAGGTCAATGATCAAAATGAAGACTCTGACCATGATCGGCGAACTTCTCCTCTCATTTTCAAGGTCTTTAGATTTGGCAACAAATACCGCTGGATGGTGCTTCGTATGAGTGGAGAATTTCTTCCCGAAGGATCTGTTTTGAATTTGTCAGGTAGAACACAAAAGCCCGACTTTTCTTTGATAGATGAGTTTTGGAATATTTTGAAAGAACATGCAGTTGAAGATATTCTGTCAGTTCCTGAAACCTTGAACAAACTTGCGGCTGAGATCAAAAAAGAACTTGATGCAAGAAAAGTGATACTTTTTGGTTCAAGAGCTCGTGGAGATGCGACTAAAAAATCAGACATTGACATTGCTGTTGTAACAGGCAAAGCAGTTTCCAATTTCGAGAAAATAGCGAATGTTGACTTGGTAAATCTGAACAAAGTCAGCAATGATTTGAGGGAAAAGATAATCAAAGAAGGGATCGAGCTGTGA
- a CDS encoding CRISPR-associated helicase/endonuclease Cas3, with protein sequence MDVLDVLAKPDVPLIKHSSEVVQLAQKIAKILIIENGISQRAILACAFHDIGKSTHSFQKFVRKETKKAYPHALASLPFIMLVESILFDENLLATAAVLTHHSPFTPMLYKGFESSSKEPDYLDKEIIKKLLAQLLQEINMRLPNSQTVDEITQQALTLGKNPAAILDTQITYQDGDTETIRLKLMNLPIDDFSNVKAILQLSDWLVSSSSLSVRNLFLGKSNAWIEKIKSTYNLRNFQRKVLSSPGYVLWLKAPTGTGKTEALLLWARDSKKLIYLLPTQATVNAMWKRLAKLFGKRKVSISHGMSGYLLRSQEKDEQEYWNEKLLAKVFGKPVTVATLDQFLLAHLNTRHWEIQRTLIRNSTVIIDEIHCYDGYTLGLLSQALEFEKPLKIAFASATMPEFLKNILPQGQEIEAEKKLWNRRRHFVELVENPLEDCVDEILRYANQGKNVLVVCNTVKKAQQMYQNISQRYRKVKLLHARFIYKDRLKKERHLIENQNKMRGVILVSTQVVEVSLNISFDVLFTQIAPIDALVQRLGRVNRFPSRSNQAAPVFVSLYEDEDSKRIYDAEILQESRQITMNLPKTPTEREWAEAADQLYKAIWESQTFQQEFNEGKRTLYELRKMLGCYTIDLRDEDMRRRFSTRKGQLSIDVLPAKFFDEARKLMETNQSWQIVEYLVPVPIGWLYAYKDWFQPISDLSCFQVDLEYDQKLGLLPPSKDKMPSNMEIL encoded by the coding sequence ATGGATGTCTTAGACGTTCTTGCAAAACCGGATGTTCCTTTGATAAAACACAGCAGCGAAGTTGTTCAACTTGCACAGAAAATTGCAAAGATCTTGATCATAGAGAATGGCATTTCTCAAAGAGCCATCTTAGCTTGTGCTTTCCACGACATAGGAAAATCCACACACAGTTTTCAAAAATTCGTGCGAAAAGAAACAAAGAAAGCGTATCCGCATGCTCTTGCTTCTCTGCCTTTTATTATGCTTGTTGAGTCGATTCTGTTTGATGAAAACCTTCTTGCCACAGCGGCGGTGTTGACTCATCATTCACCTTTCACACCTATGCTTTACAAGGGCTTTGAAAGTTCAAGTAAGGAACCAGATTACTTGGATAAAGAGATCATAAAAAAACTACTTGCACAGTTACTCCAGGAGATTAACATGCGTCTCCCAAATTCACAGACAGTTGATGAGATCACGCAGCAAGCCTTAACACTTGGAAAAAATCCAGCGGCAATTCTCGATACACAAATAACCTATCAAGATGGTGATACTGAAACAATCAGGCTCAAGCTTATGAATCTGCCGATTGATGATTTTTCAAACGTCAAAGCGATCTTACAACTTTCCGACTGGCTTGTCTCGTCGAGCAGCTTGAGTGTTAGAAATCTCTTCCTTGGAAAATCGAATGCATGGATTGAGAAGATAAAGAGCACGTACAATCTGAGGAATTTCCAGCGAAAGGTTCTATCTTCTCCTGGATACGTCCTGTGGTTGAAAGCTCCTACGGGTACTGGAAAAACCGAGGCACTGTTACTTTGGGCAAGGGATTCAAAAAAGCTCATCTACCTTCTTCCAACCCAGGCGACAGTCAACGCCATGTGGAAGAGGCTGGCAAAACTTTTTGGAAAGCGGAAGGTTTCAATCTCCCATGGAATGTCAGGATACCTTTTAAGATCGCAAGAAAAGGATGAACAAGAATATTGGAATGAAAAACTCTTGGCAAAGGTGTTTGGCAAACCTGTAACCGTTGCAACGCTCGATCAATTTTTGCTTGCACATCTGAACACAAGGCATTGGGAAATACAAAGAACTCTCATAAGAAATTCTACGGTTATAATCGATGAAATCCACTGTTACGATGGTTACACCCTTGGCTTGCTGTCTCAGGCATTGGAATTCGAAAAACCTTTAAAAATAGCCTTCGCCAGCGCCACAATGCCCGAGTTTCTCAAAAACATCCTTCCACAAGGACAAGAAATCGAAGCCGAAAAGAAGCTATGGAACCGAAGAAGACACTTTGTTGAGCTTGTAGAAAATCCACTGGAAGACTGTGTTGATGAAATCCTACGGTATGCAAACCAAGGGAAAAACGTTCTTGTAGTCTGCAACACCGTCAAAAAAGCTCAGCAAATGTACCAAAACATAAGCCAAAGATACCGCAAAGTCAAACTCTTGCACGCAAGGTTCATATACAAAGATCGCTTGAAAAAAGAAAGACATTTGATTGAAAACCAGAATAAGATGCGAGGAGTGATATTGGTATCAACCCAAGTGGTTGAAGTTAGTTTGAACATATCCTTCGATGTCTTGTTCACCCAGATAGCCCCGATAGATGCCTTAGTTCAAAGACTTGGCAGAGTCAATCGATTTCCAAGCCGATCAAACCAAGCCGCCCCAGTCTTCGTATCCCTATATGAAGACGAGGACTCGAAAAGGATTTACGATGCGGAGATATTACAAGAAAGTCGACAAATAACGATGAATTTGCCAAAAACGCCGACTGAAAGAGAGTGGGCTGAAGCGGCAGATCAGCTTTACAAAGCCATCTGGGAAAGTCAAACATTCCAGCAGGAATTCAATGAAGGCAAAAGAACTTTATATGAGCTCAGAAAGATGCTTGGTTGTTACACGATAGATCTTCGCGACGAAGATATGAGAAGGAGATTCTCGACTCGAAAAGGTCAGTTGTCTATAGACGTTCTTCCTGCTAAATTTTTCGACGAAGCAAGAAAACTTATGGAAACCAACCAAAGTTGGCAGATAGTTGAATACCTTGTCCCCGTGCCAATAGGTTGGCTTTATGCTTACAAAGACTGGTTCCAACCGATAAGCGACCTATCCTGCTTTCAAGTGGATCTTGAGTACGACCAAAAGTTGGGACTTTTGCCTCCCTCAAAGGACAAGATGCCCTCAAATATGGAAATACTATAG
- the cmr1 gene encoding type III-B CRISPR module RAMP protein Cmr1, with protein sequence MKRLSFECEIITPMFMSGSDTMTAELRPSEIKGMMRFWWRAARALDDLSSLKKEETEIFGGMDQGNTKSLKSSVSVIIERESLKAGNNILDLINSQQGNNYQGIKYLLYSTFSLKSGGKRLIKGYLKPGSRFKLILSFRDDNDEKIKAVLASFWLAMYLGAFGSRSRRGAGSVNVISHDFAFDFLDFNPKGSTKEELENWYRKNLAEIKKVIQPAKTGRYSNLSKAKIYIADPKPTWIDALEEVGIVFKEYRSKNKGKIFDMAAFGMPIHHNQFSVRLVPYDQKGRISDRFASPLIIKIVRSNGKYFPVLIHLTVDPIFAGKESKDGKRWMTATVNERKKLNFSVIDEFTKEFTKFLNAVVIEYEKL encoded by the coding sequence GTGAAGAGGTTATCCTTCGAGTGTGAAATAATTACACCAATGTTCATGTCTGGTTCGGATACGATGACTGCTGAACTGAGACCGTCGGAAATCAAAGGTATGATGCGCTTTTGGTGGCGTGCAGCTAGGGCACTGGATGATCTAAGTAGCTTGAAGAAGGAAGAAACTGAGATTTTTGGTGGAATGGATCAAGGCAATACGAAAAGTCTCAAAAGTTCTGTGAGTGTAATCATCGAAAGAGAAAGTTTGAAAGCCGGGAACAATATACTAGATTTGATAAACTCCCAGCAAGGAAATAACTACCAAGGCATTAAGTATCTTTTGTATTCAACTTTTTCTCTCAAATCTGGTGGAAAAAGGTTGATAAAGGGCTATTTAAAACCTGGCAGTAGGTTTAAATTGATTCTTTCGTTTCGCGATGATAACGACGAAAAGATTAAAGCAGTTCTTGCTTCATTCTGGCTTGCGATGTACCTTGGAGCATTTGGTTCGCGTTCAAGAAGAGGTGCTGGTAGTGTTAACGTGATATCTCATGACTTTGCATTTGATTTTTTGGACTTTAATCCAAAGGGTTCAACAAAAGAGGAACTGGAAAACTGGTACAGAAAAAACTTAGCTGAAATCAAAAAAGTCATTCAGCCTGCGAAAACTGGTCGATATTCAAATCTTTCGAAGGCTAAGATATACATAGCTGATCCTAAGCCAACTTGGATTGACGCTCTTGAAGAAGTCGGGATAGTATTCAAAGAATACAGAAGCAAGAATAAAGGTAAAATTTTCGATATGGCAGCCTTTGGCATGCCCATTCATCATAACCAATTCTCCGTTAGGCTTGTCCCATATGATCAAAAAGGAAGGATTTCTGATAGATTCGCCTCACCTTTGATAATAAAAATCGTAAGGTCAAACGGTAAATACTTCCCTGTTCTGATTCATCTTACGGTCGATCCAATTTTCGCTGGAAAAGAGAGCAAAGACGGGAAAAGATGGATGACAGCAACCGTAAATGAGAGGAAAAAACTCAACTTTTCTGTTATCGACGAGTTTACAAAAGAGTTTACAAAATTTCTTAATGCCGTGGTGATCGAGTATGAAAAACTGTGA
- the cas4 gene encoding CRISPR-associated protein Cas4 → MTPKITGILVNCYLICPRKVWLVSRQIGPSKDNIHLQLGEILRQESYERELREVHIEHLALDVVIIRDENLIIAEVKKSSKAKKAARMQLAFYLYELKRMGIEAEGELRFPEERKRERLILDESLQKEIEIVMEDIKQLLKSEKPPQPKWIGYCRNCAHSEFCWA, encoded by the coding sequence ATGACGCCGAAGATCACCGGTATATTGGTCAACTGTTACTTGATCTGTCCAAGAAAAGTCTGGCTTGTTTCCAGACAAATCGGTCCCAGCAAAGACAACATTCATCTTCAACTTGGAGAAATCCTGCGTCAAGAAAGCTACGAAAGGGAACTTAGGGAGGTTCACATTGAGCATCTGGCGTTGGATGTAGTTATCATCAGGGATGAAAACTTGATCATAGCTGAGGTCAAAAAATCCTCCAAAGCCAAAAAAGCAGCAAGGATGCAACTTGCTTTCTATTTGTATGAATTGAAGCGCATGGGAATCGAAGCTGAAGGAGAGCTTCGATTTCCAGAAGAAAGAAAACGCGAACGACTGATTTTAGACGAAAGCCTGCAAAAGGAAATTGAAATTGTTATGGAAGATATCAAACAACTATTGAAATCGGAAAAACCCCCTCAGCCAAAATGGATTGGTTATTGTAGAAATTGCGCTCACTCGGAATTTTGTTGGGCTTGA